A window from Rhizobium sp. BG4 encodes these proteins:
- a CDS encoding sugar ABC transporter permease — protein MAEISVSSGVRTAPPSKAARKNRSSIAHDRWAVLLLFLPPALILFTLFVIMPMGEAAWYSLYKWNGYGTPTEYIALKNFQVLFRNAAFSQALINNGLIIVVSIAIQVPLAIWLSTMLAHRIPGVVTYRLIFFLPYVLADVAAGLIWRFVYDGDYGLFAAIAGFFGMANPYVLADKDVAIYAVLGVVVWKYFGFHMMLFIAGLQSVDKNVLEAADIDGASGWQKFRYITLPLLGSTLRLSIFFAVIGSLQLFDMIMPLTGGGPSNSTQTMVTFLYTYGVMRMQVGLGSAVGVVLFIICVTLAFGYKRIFMRND, from the coding sequence ATGGCTGAGATTTCCGTTTCATCAGGCGTTCGGACCGCGCCGCCTAGCAAGGCCGCCCGAAAGAACCGCAGTTCGATCGCCCACGACCGCTGGGCCGTGCTCCTGCTTTTCCTGCCGCCGGCGCTGATCCTCTTCACGCTCTTCGTCATCATGCCGATGGGCGAGGCCGCCTGGTACAGCCTCTACAAGTGGAACGGCTACGGCACGCCGACCGAATATATCGCGCTCAAGAATTTCCAGGTCCTGTTCCGCAATGCCGCCTTCAGCCAGGCGCTGATCAACAACGGCCTGATCATCGTCGTTTCCATCGCCATTCAGGTGCCGCTGGCGATCTGGCTGTCGACGATGCTGGCGCATCGCATTCCCGGCGTCGTCACCTACCGTCTGATCTTCTTCCTGCCCTATGTTCTCGCCGATGTCGCCGCCGGCCTGATCTGGCGCTTCGTCTATGACGGCGACTACGGGCTGTTTGCCGCGATCGCTGGCTTTTTCGGCATGGCCAATCCCTATGTGCTCGCCGACAAGGACGTGGCGATCTATGCGGTGCTCGGCGTCGTCGTCTGGAAATATTTCGGCTTCCACATGATGCTGTTCATCGCCGGGCTCCAGTCGGTGGACAAGAACGTCCTTGAGGCTGCCGATATCGACGGCGCCTCCGGCTGGCAGAAGTTCCGCTATATCACCCTGCCGCTGCTCGGCTCGACGCTCAGGCTTTCGATCTTCTTTGCCGTCATCGGCTCCCTGCAGCTCTTCGACATGATCATGCCGCTCACCGGCGGCGGTCCGTCGAACTCGACGCAGACGATGGTGACCTTCCTCTACACCTACGGCGTCATGCGCATGCAGGTCGGCCTCGGCAGCGCCGTCGGCGTCGTGCTGTTCATCATCTGCGTCACGCTCGCCTTCGGCTACAAAAGGATATTCATGCGCAATGACTGA
- a CDS encoding Gfo/Idh/MocA family oxidoreductase: protein MRLLILGTGGMANQHAMRFKEIEGVSVVGGVDVVPERLAAFCSEHGIAHQFSSLEDALAWGEFDAVANVTPDRIHHPTTLQAIAAGKHVFCEKPLATDATKAMEMTEAIEKSGKVGMVNFTYRNSPALQKGRQMVLAGEIGEVRHVEASHLQSWLVGRHWGDWKSESKWLWRLSKKHGSNGALGDIGIHIVDFASYGSGLDVAHVFARLKTFNKAPDHKIGEYDLDANDSFTMNVDFTTGAIGTIQATRTAAGQMDQLRLRVYGETGSIEMIYDTGKSTLRACLGEDVHTATWRDVPFDPVETNYQRFVQAVRAGKTQEPSFRRAANIQKVLDKALASDLSHTDEALA, encoded by the coding sequence ATGCGATTACTCATTCTCGGCACTGGCGGAATGGCCAATCAGCACGCCATGCGGTTCAAGGAGATCGAAGGCGTCAGCGTCGTCGGCGGTGTCGATGTCGTGCCCGAGCGACTGGCGGCTTTCTGCAGCGAACACGGTATCGCCCATCAGTTCAGCTCGCTCGAGGACGCGCTTGCCTGGGGCGAATTCGATGCGGTGGCGAATGTCACCCCCGACCGCATTCACCACCCGACGACGCTGCAGGCGATTGCCGCCGGAAAGCACGTCTTCTGCGAGAAGCCGCTGGCGACCGACGCCACCAAGGCAATGGAGATGACCGAGGCGATCGAGAAATCCGGCAAGGTCGGCATGGTGAATTTCACCTACCGCAACTCACCGGCACTGCAGAAGGGCCGGCAGATGGTGCTCGCCGGCGAGATCGGCGAAGTCAGGCATGTCGAGGCCTCGCATCTGCAGAGCTGGCTTGTCGGCCGCCACTGGGGCGACTGGAAAAGCGAGAGCAAATGGCTGTGGCGCCTTAGCAAGAAGCACGGCTCGAACGGGGCGCTCGGCGATATCGGCATCCATATCGTCGACTTCGCCTCTTATGGCTCCGGTCTCGACGTGGCGCATGTCTTTGCCCGGCTGAAGACCTTCAACAAGGCGCCGGACCACAAGATCGGCGAGTACGACCTCGACGCCAATGACAGCTTCACGATGAATGTCGATTTCACCACCGGTGCAATCGGCACCATCCAGGCAACCCGCACCGCCGCCGGCCAGATGGACCAGCTGCGCCTTCGCGTCTATGGCGAGACCGGATCGATCGAGATGATCTACGACACCGGCAAGTCGACGCTGCGCGCCTGCCTCGGCGAGGACGTCCACACCGCGACCTGGCGCGATGTTCCCTTCGATCCTGTCGAGACCAACTACCAGCGTTTCGTGCAGGCGGTTCGCGCCGGCAAGACGCAGGAGCCGTCCTTCCGGCGGGCTGCCAATATCCAGAAGGTTCTGGACAAGGCGCTCGCTTCCGACCTCAGCCATACGGACGAGGCACTGGCCTGA
- a CDS encoding sugar phosphate isomerase/epimerase produces the protein MRIGFYTSTFNDRPLEEVVDFAASAGFDAIEIDVGGHIKTPDRVKAAVSLARERNLFVSSITYFGNQLDADNAKRKDLRSRTAEFAQAIGETGVPVFVIFPGRNDDASDDVNYDDFATYVNGLIAETASSGLTFAIENWPGPKDNFVGTTPKGYEELFKRIPDRRFALEFDPSHFLRTGIDPYLALDAVKDRIAILHAKDTAVDATALQAVGYHGKGWWQYKLPGLGLLDWSRFLKQARSYGFDGTISIEHEDAAYGWPGKDLETRKEGERVGLGYLRTVLDKL, from the coding sequence ATGAGGATCGGTTTCTATACGTCGACGTTCAACGACCGGCCGCTTGAAGAAGTGGTGGATTTCGCAGCTTCCGCTGGTTTCGATGCCATCGAGATCGATGTCGGCGGGCACATCAAGACCCCTGACAGGGTAAAGGCCGCCGTCTCGCTTGCCCGCGAGCGCAATCTCTTCGTCTCCTCGATCACCTATTTCGGCAACCAGCTCGACGCCGATAATGCCAAGCGCAAGGATCTGCGCTCGCGCACCGCCGAATTCGCCCAGGCGATCGGCGAAACCGGCGTGCCGGTTTTCGTCATCTTTCCCGGGCGCAACGACGATGCCAGCGACGACGTCAACTATGACGATTTTGCAACCTATGTGAACGGTTTGATCGCCGAGACCGCGTCCAGCGGCCTTACCTTTGCAATCGAGAACTGGCCGGGACCGAAGGACAATTTCGTCGGTACGACGCCAAAGGGTTACGAGGAGCTGTTCAAGCGCATTCCCGACCGGCGTTTCGCGCTCGAATTCGACCCCTCGCATTTTCTGCGGACGGGTATCGATCCCTATCTGGCGCTGGATGCCGTCAAGGATCGCATCGCCATCCTGCATGCCAAGGACACGGCGGTCGATGCGACCGCGCTGCAGGCCGTCGGTTATCACGGCAAGGGTTGGTGGCAGTACAAGCTGCCGGGCCTCGGCTTGCTCGACTGGTCGAGGTTCCTGAAGCAGGCGCGCAGCTACGGCTTCGACGGCACGATTTCCATCGAGCACGAGGACGCCGCCTATGGCTGGCCGGGCAAGGACCTGGAAACTCGCAAGGAGGGCGAACGCGTCGGCCTCGGCTATCTCAGAACCGTCTTGGACAAGCTTTGA
- a CDS encoding ROK family transcriptional regulator: MNQTPDVKLSPDLSGANVEDAGEHNRAVVLRCIHRQAPISRAEIARQTGFTKPAIARIVDRLLDEGLIIEARRRHGLRGQPAIELEINPDAFFAIGINIDRDHLTILAVDAVGNVRARVHHEKRYILPAEFMQLSADAISHFQRSRLIDDAHLAGIGLAMPDWLGEIAFPGRPANYWEWMEFDVRAALEDLTQHPVFIENETNAAALAELDYGLGAESRSFLYIAVNACPGGGLVLDGNGHRGAMGLSGEIGWVPIADGKDESTQKVRLLGEIFSLFCLYQFLAEHGIKVSVPQDLLTLDARGKRLVSQWLKEMSAHLAVAVRHVGMIVDPDAILVGGRLPIRMIDELLRYVHEHLDASDGALPSIHRASLGEDASAIGAAAMPMAAALMLASSDEVQRTRSPLKYMDRLNN; encoded by the coding sequence ATGAACCAGACCCCTGATGTCAAGCTCTCCCCCGATCTCAGCGGGGCCAATGTCGAGGATGCGGGCGAGCATAACCGCGCGGTCGTGCTGCGCTGCATCCACCGGCAGGCGCCGATTTCTCGCGCGGAGATCGCCAGGCAGACGGGCTTCACCAAGCCGGCGATCGCCCGCATCGTCGACCGCCTACTCGACGAAGGGCTGATCATCGAGGCTCGCCGCCGCCATGGTTTGCGCGGCCAGCCGGCAATCGAGCTCGAGATCAATCCGGACGCATTCTTCGCGATCGGCATCAATATCGATCGCGATCACCTGACCATCCTTGCGGTCGATGCCGTCGGCAATGTCCGCGCCCGCGTCCATCACGAGAAGCGCTACATCCTGCCGGCCGAATTCATGCAGCTGTCGGCCGACGCGATATCGCATTTCCAGCGCAGCCGCCTGATCGATGACGCACATCTGGCCGGCATCGGCCTGGCGATGCCCGACTGGCTCGGCGAAATCGCCTTCCCCGGCAGGCCTGCCAACTACTGGGAATGGATGGAATTCGATGTGCGCGCTGCCCTCGAGGATCTGACGCAGCATCCTGTTTTCATCGAAAACGAAACCAACGCTGCCGCATTGGCCGAGCTCGATTACGGGCTCGGCGCCGAGAGCCGCAGCTTCCTCTATATCGCCGTCAACGCCTGCCCCGGCGGCGGTCTCGTTCTCGACGGTAACGGCCATCGCGGTGCGATGGGCCTCAGCGGTGAAATCGGCTGGGTGCCGATCGCCGACGGCAAGGATGAAAGCACACAGAAGGTGCGCCTGCTCGGCGAGATCTTCTCGCTCTTCTGCCTTTATCAGTTCCTCGCGGAGCATGGCATCAAGGTCAGCGTGCCCCAGGATCTCCTGACGCTCGATGCCCGCGGCAAGCGGCTGGTCTCGCAGTGGCTGAAGGAGATGAGCGCGCATCTTGCGGTCGCCGTCCGCCATGTCGGCATGATCGTCGATCCCGACGCCATCCTGGTCGGCGGCCGGCTGCCGATCCGCATGATCGACGAGCTGCTGCGCTATGTGCATGAGCATCTGGACGCCAGCGACGGCGCCCTGCCCTCGATCCACCGCGCCTCGCTCGGCGAGGATGCCTCGGCGATCGGGGCGGCCGCCATGCCGATGGCCGCGGCGCTGATGCTGGCGTCATCGGATGAGGTTCAACGTACCCGTTCACCGCTGAAATACATGGATCGCCTGAACAATTAG
- a CDS encoding carbohydrate ABC transporter permease has product MSSRRTGTRLGDFLSYLFMLAMFVFFAGPLSYLLSMALRDRREIYRGVARYIPHNPTMENFVTVLNNSYFPIYLWNGLKLAALSGLGVLIVALPAAYAFSRFQFRGKGLSMMGLLLFQMISPLVIMVPLYRYMNKLGLLDTHFAVVMVYIALGVPLATWLLKSTVDGIPRSLDEAAMIDGCNRFSVFWRIVLPLSAPGIASVFIITVIAGWSQFLVPFLLLTQNNLMPIGVGIFNFRGMQTDSSIQLLAAACLISVVPAIVAFLSLQRLILGAMTSGAVKG; this is encoded by the coding sequence ATGAGCAGCAGGCGCACCGGCACCCGCCTCGGCGACTTTCTGAGCTATCTGTTCATGCTGGCGATGTTCGTCTTCTTCGCCGGGCCCCTCAGCTATCTCCTGTCGATGGCGCTTCGCGACCGGCGGGAGATCTATCGCGGCGTCGCCCGCTATATTCCGCACAACCCGACGATGGAGAACTTCGTCACGGTTCTCAACAACAGCTACTTCCCGATCTACCTCTGGAACGGCCTTAAACTCGCCGCCCTCAGCGGCCTCGGGGTGCTGATCGTCGCGCTGCCCGCGGCCTATGCCTTCTCGCGCTTCCAGTTCCGCGGCAAGGGCCTGTCGATGATGGGTCTGCTGCTGTTCCAGATGATCTCGCCGCTGGTCATCATGGTTCCGCTCTACCGCTACATGAACAAGCTCGGCCTGCTCGACACGCATTTCGCCGTGGTCATGGTCTATATCGCGCTCGGCGTGCCGCTCGCGACCTGGCTCCTGAAGAGCACCGTCGACGGCATCCCGCGCAGCCTCGATGAAGCCGCGATGATCGATGGCTGCAACCGCTTCTCGGTCTTCTGGCGGATCGTCCTGCCGCTCTCGGCGCCGGGCATCGCCTCCGTCTTCATCATCACCGTCATCGCCGGCTGGTCGCAGTTCCTGGTGCCATTTCTGCTGCTGACGCAAAACAACTTGATGCCGATCGGCGTCGGGATCTTTAACTTCCGTGGCATGCAGACCGACTCGTCCATTCAGTTGCTCGCCGCCGCCTGCCTGATCTCCGTCGTACCGGCGATCGTGGCTTTCCTCTCGCTCCAGCGATTGATCCTGGGCGCGATGACAAGCGGCGCGGTGAAGGGATGA
- a CDS encoding extracellular solute-binding protein, whose product MKRAFVSALALSTMLFSVPAAFAQELATKDRIGAADAPKTLIVRLTNDSPNNADPAIAEGYQKLFVEFIKKHPDWKLQMQFMSADIGTEQAKMLEQAKAGNAPDCAAVDSFVLSQFMVNKVLADFTPYFSKEEIDDLFPFIRSGITDKDQTIRAWWWDTDLRVLYRNKSIVADAPQTWDDLKKAGIASVGEGMEGILFNAGRYEGSTFDWLANYWALGGKLVDDSGKPVFGEGDNKEKFLKALNYYKDLVDSGAAPKRVTTIGNYDDLNAAAAAGTTALFIGGNWQYAQLKATLDDDEFKNWTFSPIPGPTADQRSTGTGGWTIASFAKDKDKVEMCANLAREVYMGPANALQQQLPTRKSLFTKYDVFATEANKTFADALVNGQARPGAPIYPEISNQIQIMMGDVLSGTKKPEDALNAAFNATLEAYKRL is encoded by the coding sequence ATGAAGAGAGCGTTCGTCAGCGCATTAGCGCTGAGCACAATGTTATTTTCAGTGCCTGCCGCATTTGCCCAAGAACTGGCGACCAAGGACCGTATCGGCGCTGCCGATGCCCCGAAGACGCTCATCGTGCGGTTGACTAACGATAGTCCCAACAATGCCGACCCGGCGATTGCCGAAGGCTACCAGAAGCTGTTCGTCGAGTTCATCAAGAAGCATCCCGACTGGAAGCTGCAGATGCAGTTCATGTCGGCCGATATCGGCACCGAGCAGGCTAAGATGCTGGAGCAGGCGAAGGCCGGCAACGCGCCCGATTGCGCCGCCGTCGACTCCTTCGTGCTGTCGCAGTTCATGGTCAACAAGGTCCTCGCCGACTTCACGCCCTATTTCTCGAAGGAAGAAATCGACGACCTCTTCCCCTTCATCCGCAGCGGCATCACCGACAAGGATCAGACGATCCGGGCCTGGTGGTGGGACACCGATCTGCGCGTCCTCTATCGCAACAAGTCGATCGTGGCTGATGCACCCCAGACCTGGGACGACCTGAAGAAGGCCGGCATCGCGTCCGTTGGCGAAGGCATGGAAGGTATCCTCTTCAATGCCGGCCGTTACGAAGGCTCGACCTTCGACTGGCTCGCGAACTACTGGGCGCTCGGCGGCAAGCTCGTCGACGACTCCGGCAAACCCGTCTTCGGCGAAGGCGACAACAAGGAGAAATTCCTCAAGGCCCTCAACTATTACAAGGACCTCGTCGATTCAGGCGCTGCGCCGAAGCGTGTCACCACGATCGGCAATTACGACGACCTGAACGCGGCAGCGGCGGCGGGCACCACGGCGCTCTTCATCGGCGGCAACTGGCAATACGCGCAGCTGAAGGCGACGCTCGACGACGACGAGTTCAAGAACTGGACCTTCTCGCCGATCCCCGGCCCGACCGCCGATCAGCGCTCGACCGGAACAGGCGGCTGGACGATCGCGTCCTTTGCCAAGGACAAGGACAAGGTCGAGATGTGCGCCAACCTCGCCCGCGAGGTCTATATGGGCCCGGCCAACGCGCTGCAGCAGCAGCTGCCGACGCGCAAGTCGCTGTTCACGAAGTACGATGTCTTCGCGACCGAGGCCAACAAGACCTTCGCCGATGCCCTGGTGAATGGCCAGGCACGTCCCGGTGCGCCGATCTATCCTGAGATCTCCAACCAGATCCAGATCATGATGGGCGACGTGCTTTCCGGCACCAAGAAGCCCGAAGATGCTCTGAACGCCGCGTTCAACGCGACGCTGGAGGCCTACAAGCGTCTCTAA
- a CDS encoding YdeI/OmpD-associated family protein, producing the protein MAPIKVDPQKVREFKTKQDFCDWLAAHHDREGEVWIRIFKVASGLPSITPVEAIDAVLCWGWIDAVKKSLDEKSYLQRYTPRGRKSIWSQINVNNVARLVDEGRMTEHGLREVDAAKADGRWDRAYGSGKDLKIPDDLQTAIDADPKAKAMLAALSAQNRFALAFRVHNMKTPAGRERKIAAFVEMLAKGETIYPQNKKPKV; encoded by the coding sequence TTGGCACCGATAAAGGTCGATCCGCAGAAGGTTCGCGAATTCAAGACGAAGCAGGATTTCTGCGACTGGCTGGCCGCGCATCACGACCGTGAAGGCGAGGTCTGGATACGCATCTTCAAGGTCGCATCCGGCTTGCCGTCGATCACGCCGGTCGAGGCGATCGACGCTGTGCTCTGCTGGGGCTGGATCGATGCGGTGAAGAAAAGCCTGGACGAAAAGAGCTACCTCCAGCGCTATACGCCGCGCGGCAGGAAGAGCATCTGGAGCCAGATCAACGTCAACAATGTCGCCCGCCTCGTCGACGAGGGCAGGATGACCGAGCACGGCCTTCGCGAGGTCGATGCCGCGAAAGCGGATGGCCGGTGGGACCGGGCCTATGGCAGCGGCAAGGACCTGAAAATCCCCGACGATCTGCAGACGGCGATCGACGCCGATCCCAAGGCCAAGGCGATGCTTGCGGCGCTCAGCGCGCAAAACCGCTTCGCGCTCGCCTTCCGCGTGCACAATATGAAGACGCCCGCGGGCCGCGAGCGGAAGATCGCGGCCTTCGTCGAGATGCTGGCGAAGGGCGAGACGATCTATCCGCAGAACAAGAAGCCGAAGGTCTGA
- the thiE gene encoding thiamine phosphate synthase: MKSFDLSLYLVLDPELCSGYGLAETTRAAVAGGATIVQLRDKTATTRQMIETGRALQRVLSGSGALLVVNDDVEAAIALNADGLHIGQEDLGAAEARRRIGPDMILGLSVETHALAAAVDPAIVDYAGIGPVFATATKPDHKQPIGIAGLAELVRVCPVRSVAIGGLKAEHVEPVLATGTEGLAVVSAICGQPDPQAATAAIAERIRKAGQ; encoded by the coding sequence GTGAAGAGCTTCGACCTCTCCCTTTATCTCGTCCTCGACCCGGAGCTCTGCTCCGGGTACGGGCTTGCCGAAACAACCCGCGCAGCCGTTGCAGGTGGAGCGACCATCGTGCAGCTGCGCGACAAGACGGCGACTACCCGGCAGATGATCGAGACGGGCCGGGCACTGCAGCGGGTCCTGTCAGGAAGCGGAGCACTGCTTGTCGTCAACGACGATGTGGAAGCGGCAATCGCGCTCAACGCCGATGGGCTGCATATCGGCCAGGAGGACCTCGGCGCCGCCGAGGCGCGCCGCCGCATCGGCCCTGATATGATCCTCGGCCTCTCGGTCGAGACGCATGCGCTTGCCGCAGCCGTCGATCCCGCCATCGTCGACTATGCGGGGATCGGCCCCGTTTTCGCGACGGCGACCAAGCCGGATCACAAGCAACCGATCGGCATCGCAGGTCTGGCGGAGCTGGTTCGTGTCTGCCCGGTTCGCTCGGTGGCAATCGGCGGCCTGAAGGCGGAACATGTGGAGCCAGTGCTCGCAACGGGCACGGAAGGGCTTGCGGTCGTCTCGGCGATCTGTGGCCAGCCGGATCCGCAAGCGGCGACGGCTGCAATCGCCGAACGCATCAGAAAGGCAGGACAATGA
- a CDS encoding sugar ABC transporter permease: MSPIAIEAASPPHSRSFMRRFAGAPLPWIMPVIIVIGIFYLYPVIDVFRLSFTNATLIGDNQEYTFGSITNALSSPQLPDIMWATLVFVGGSVVGQQILGIAVAVVVVRGEKRGLFGTTILRTTALVAWVVPGIAGGIIWQMLFSEAPYGALNSILRMMHLPVVAWLSDPSIAPWSALISNIWRGTAFSMVVMYAALKAIDPSLYEAAEVDGATGTQQFFFVTIPQLRAAILVNMILITIMTLNTFDAIITLTGGGPGRATEVISLYVFNIVFRNYDLSGGSVLSVLMLIISLGLAFVYASFLPKEEEQ, translated from the coding sequence ATGAGCCCCATCGCCATCGAGGCTGCCAGCCCGCCTCACAGCAGATCGTTCATGCGCCGTTTCGCCGGGGCGCCCTTGCCCTGGATCATGCCCGTCATCATCGTCATCGGCATCTTCTATCTTTACCCGGTGATCGACGTCTTCCGGCTGTCCTTCACCAACGCGACGCTGATCGGCGATAACCAGGAATATACGTTCGGCTCGATCACCAACGCGCTGAGTTCGCCGCAGCTGCCCGATATCATGTGGGCGACCCTCGTCTTCGTCGGCGGCAGCGTCGTCGGCCAGCAGATCCTCGGGATTGCCGTCGCCGTCGTCGTCGTTCGCGGCGAAAAGCGCGGCTTGTTCGGCACCACTATTCTCAGAACCACCGCCCTCGTCGCCTGGGTCGTGCCCGGCATTGCCGGTGGCATCATCTGGCAGATGCTGTTTTCCGAAGCGCCCTACGGCGCGCTGAACAGTATCCTGCGGATGATGCATCTGCCGGTTGTCGCCTGGCTTTCCGATCCGTCGATCGCGCCCTGGTCGGCGCTGATTTCCAACATCTGGCGCGGCACGGCCTTCTCGATGGTCGTCATGTATGCGGCGCTGAAGGCGATCGATCCGTCGCTCTACGAAGCGGCCGAAGTCGATGGCGCGACGGGCACGCAGCAGTTCTTCTTCGTCACCATTCCGCAGCTGCGCGCCGCGATCCTCGTCAACATGATCCTGATCACGATCATGACGCTCAACACCTTCGACGCGATCATCACGCTGACTGGCGGCGGCCCGGGCCGCGCGACCGAGGTGATCTCGCTTTATGTCTTCAACATCGTCTTCAGAAATTACGATCTGTCGGGAGGCAGCGTGCTGTCGGTGCTGATGCTGATCATCAGCCTCGGGCTTGCCTTCGTCTATGCGTCGTTCCTGCCGAAGGAGGAAGAGCAATGA
- a CDS encoding carbohydrate ABC transporter permease: MTDTTDTIRMPATTKVYLYVSLTLIAALVLIPLLTTALGGFKTLGDLRVNPFGLPATWQWSNYTDILFGERYWLQIFNSLVIAVLTVSLTLIVSSMAAFTFAHVRFFGSSFLLNYFLLGLMFPAATAILPLFIRIRDLGLLDTYWGVVLPQVAFGLGMSILLFRNYFRNLPEELFQAAFVDGCGYMRFFWYISLPLSRPIIATVSIISFVGSWNSYILPLIMLNSESKYPWPLGIMVYRGEFGTEWQLVLAFITLTIMPTVIVFFLAQRHIIAGLTAGAVKS; encoded by the coding sequence ATGACTGATACGACCGACACCATTCGCATGCCCGCGACGACGAAGGTCTATCTCTACGTCTCGCTGACCCTCATCGCCGCCCTCGTGCTGATCCCGCTGCTGACGACGGCGCTCGGCGGCTTCAAGACGCTCGGCGACCTGCGCGTCAATCCCTTCGGACTGCCCGCCACGTGGCAATGGTCGAACTATACCGATATCCTGTTCGGCGAGCGCTACTGGCTGCAGATCTTCAATTCGCTGGTCATCGCCGTGCTCACGGTGTCGCTGACGCTGATCGTCTCGTCGATGGCGGCCTTCACCTTTGCGCATGTGCGCTTCTTCGGCTCGTCCTTCCTGTTGAACTATTTTCTGCTCGGGCTGATGTTTCCCGCGGCGACCGCCATCCTGCCGCTCTTCATCCGCATCCGCGATCTAGGACTGCTGGATACCTATTGGGGCGTGGTGCTGCCGCAGGTGGCCTTCGGCCTCGGCATGAGCATCCTGCTTTTTAGAAACTATTTTCGCAACCTTCCGGAAGAATTGTTCCAGGCGGCTTTCGTCGATGGCTGCGGCTACATGCGCTTCTTCTGGTACATCTCGCTGCCGTTGTCGCGGCCGATCATCGCCACCGTCAGCATCATCTCCTTCGTCGGTAGCTGGAACAGCTATATCCTGCCGCTGATCATGCTGAATTCGGAATCGAAATATCCCTGGCCGCTCGGCATCATGGTCTATCGCGGCGAATTCGGCACCGAATGGCAACTGGTGCTCGCCTTCATCACCCTGACGATCATGCCGACCGTCATCGTCTTTTTCCTGGCCCAGAGACACATTATCGCCGGGCTGACGGCGGGTGCGGTCAAATCCTGA
- the thiD gene encoding bifunctional hydroxymethylpyrimidine kinase/phosphomethylpyrimidine kinase, translated as MIRNVLSIAGSDPSGGAGIQADLKAFSARGTYGMAVLTALTAQNTTGVSAVQTVSPDFVAEQIRMVFADVRVDAVKIGMIANAGIAEAIADALHPHRGIPLVLDPVMIAKGGAALLDIAAIGALTDRLLPLATMLTPNLPEAAALLGEDHAQDRDAMQQQARKLLDRGPRMVLLKGGHLGGTDSPDVLASAGHITWFEAPRVPTKNTHGTGCTLSSALAAELAKGKTPEAAVAIAKRYLADAVAAAETLTVGSGHGPVQHFHALWDKADL; from the coding sequence ATGATCCGCAACGTTCTCTCGATCGCCGGCTCCGACCCATCGGGCGGCGCCGGCATCCAGGCCGACCTCAAGGCATTCTCGGCCCGCGGCACATACGGCATGGCCGTGCTGACGGCCCTGACTGCGCAGAACACCACCGGCGTTTCCGCAGTGCAGACCGTCTCTCCGGATTTCGTCGCCGAGCAGATCCGCATGGTCTTCGCCGACGTGCGTGTCGATGCCGTCAAGATCGGTATGATCGCCAATGCCGGGATTGCCGAGGCGATTGCCGATGCGCTGCATCCGCATCGCGGCATCCCGCTGGTGCTCGACCCGGTGATGATCGCCAAGGGCGGCGCCGCCCTCCTCGATATCGCCGCGATCGGCGCGCTCACCGACCGCCTTCTGCCGCTGGCAACGATGCTGACGCCGAACCTGCCCGAAGCGGCGGCGCTGCTCGGCGAGGATCATGCCCAAGACCGCGATGCCATGCAGCAGCAGGCGCGCAAACTGCTGGATCGCGGACCGCGCATGGTACTGTTGAAAGGCGGCCATCTCGGCGGCACTGACAGCCCCGATGTGCTGGCAAGCGCCGGCCATATTACCTGGTTCGAGGCTCCAAGGGTTCCGACGAAGAACACACACGGCACCGGCTGTACGCTGTCGAGCGCCTTGGCGGCCGAGCTTGCAAAGGGCAAGACGCCGGAGGCAGCGGTCGCGATCGCCAAGCGCTATCTCGCCGATGCCGTTGCGGCTGCAGAAACGCTCACCGTCGGTTCCGGCCATGGCCCGGTCCAGCATTTCCACGCGCTCTGGGACAAGGCCGATCTCTGA